A single Mercenaria mercenaria strain notata chromosome 9, MADL_Memer_1, whole genome shotgun sequence DNA region contains:
- the LOC128559252 gene encoding splicing regulatory glutamine/lysine-rich protein 1-like, whose amino-acid sequence MGMTNAERQRKFRLARDADPQRRQAYLNKCKKKYKDDIAVGKKKLVKDMTEREHRREKKKNGGKDKKKLRKRQKDAHEMTKSLETPPQSPSSDTNASSRQKKQADRRKKKEVAKCYRINKTLELEIKHLQKKAEMYKKRWQREKIKARGHTEDSPRTMTKTLLRNFPVGKKKVKKALFQFHVLVEQLKKNMQSKRRLRSSGSQEISQVPC is encoded by the coding sequence atGGGCATGACCAATGCAGAGAGACAAAGAAAATTTAGACTTGCGCGAGATGCGGATCCCCAAAGAAGACAAGCCTACTTAAACAAATGCAAGAAGAAATATAAAGACGATATAGCCGTTGGAAAAAAGAAATTGGTAAAGGACATGACAGAAAGAGAGCATAgacgagaaaaaaaaaagaatggaggcaaagacaaaaaaaaactccGTAAAAGACAAAAAGATGCACATGAAATGACAAAGAGCCTAGAAACCCCTCCCCAATCACCAAGTTCAGATACAAACGCTTCAAGTCGTCAAAAGAAACAGGCCGacagaagaaaaaagaaagaagttGCAAAATGctatagaataaataaaacactGGAATTAGAAATTAAACACTTACAAAAGAAAGCCGAGATGTACAAGAAACGTTGGCAACGGGAAAAAATTAAAGCACGTGGCCACACTGAAGATTCACCTCGAACAATGACTAAAACATTACTTCGAAACTTTCCAgttggaaagaaaaaagttaaaaaggctCTATTTCAATTCCATGTCCTGGTTGAGCagctgaaaaaaaatatgcagaGCAAAAGAAGATTGAGAAGCTCAGGTTCACAAGAAATATCTCAGGTTCCGTGCTAA